In Hemicordylus capensis ecotype Gifberg chromosome 4, rHemCap1.1.pri, whole genome shotgun sequence, the genomic window tctacacctacaaagtttagaattgttcggacaatggttttccccgtgacactctttgatgcgaaagctggactttgaagaagcaagatagaaaaggcattgatgcttttgaactttggtgctggagaagacttttgaggataccctggacagccaggaaaacaaacaaatggatcatagaacaaatcaatccagaattttcactcaaggcacaaatgaccaggctcaaactatcattctttggacacgttatgcgaagatccagcttccttgagaagtctataatgctgggaaaagttgaagaaaagagtagaagagaacgaccagcagcaaggtggatggacttgattacgacaacaatgaatgcaccagtaagagaccttaaaggccaagttgaagaaagatcatcctggagagaatctatctatgtggttgctaagagtcaacactgacttgatggcacttaatcaatcaatcagtaaagCACCATATTGTTTGGGACCAATCAAGTGTGGTGTGCAAGCTTTTGAGTTGCTTGGAAGTCTTCCTCATGGTGAAAACATTAAGAACCgtaaagtgtgtgtgagagagatggcCTTTGTTataacaaacaagttgttctagtaagaactaatcagcctaatttcctttcactgtctctacatctggactaaatttggtgcaaatcaaggtccacaagttagatctcttgtgcctcaaatgttcatgtgtccaccatcttggatcggggtggatgtcatcattacaaactgcaccattgagatgtccctgtgtgtcactcactacaggtgttccaaatttggttcaaattggttagacagtcctcaagttagtgcacatgtgcctcaaaagcttatgcatctgccatcatggattggggtggatggtctcatcacaaactatggcattgaggtgtccctacaactgtacccgatttggttcatattggtccatgtgTTGCTAAGTTGATAGGTAGGGACACagggagcggcggggggggggggcggggagagagagagaatatgccgggtgatctcataagcctactggaaagtaggctaaaaatgaccaACTAATACCAGTGGTGTTCAGGGTGAATGCCCTTTTTCTAAATGGTTTTCAAGTAGTGAGTGCATCACACAGGTTCTAGGTGCCTCCACATTAGCCTTTGCTTCATTAAAAGCATTTGAAGTCCATTGTCACAGTATGTCTTGGCTTATTAGTTACACTACTACATTTAATACCTcattttatcctctcaacaaaaCTGTGAGGAAGAGAATCACCCAGTTACCGATCTGTACTCTTTTGGAGAGATTGGCATTGATTGGACGAATCCACTTTTGATATAGATAACTGAGTTGCATGGGTCCTAACAAGAGGGAAAATGCAGACAGTGATGCTGTACAGCATCTGAGGAATGTTTGGCCTTGGAACTAGAATTTTGTCAATATTCCAAAATGTTTGCTGTTGCTAAGGTGATGTAGAAATCCATCTTGTGACAGAAAGGTACAGAGAGGATGTGATAGCTGGGAAGCACCAGGGCAGTGTGAGAATTGTGCAAGGGCACTCAGCGCTTCTTCACGGACTGTGCAAACCACTTCCAAAGAGAAAGTAAGTCCTAGTATGGCAAGAGATGCTTTGGAAGAACTCTCAGTTGTGCCTACCCTCTACAAAATctttgaaatcccacaaaaccTCCAGACTGAAGGCTCTTTCTAACTGTTGAATGTTCATATTTTTAAGAATGGCTCCTCCCACCTCTCAGCTTTTGCTTAGAAGCTTCCCTAGGCCTACAACAGTTAGGGCCATAGTTTCAGGCATATACTTAACATGTGAAGTGTGAATGTTTGTATACAGGGAGACGCATCAGGCCTGATTCTCATCACTTTTCCTCTCTACTAAGAGTATCTTCAGTGGCACACCTGGGTTTGTTACTGTAGGATGTCACATCACTGTGGGCACTTTCAGGAGCAACACAGAACCTTGGTTGAATCTTAGAATCCCCACTGTACTTTCCATCTGAATGTGCCTCTCAGATTCAGCCGAGGTGCGTACCCAAGGTTtgtagttggcttgtttgtttcaAGTGTGGCTGAAATTGCCACAGCATTGAACTGGCCTCCCTGTGGTTTATTCTCAGCTTTGCAATAGAGGTGGGCACAGAACAGCCAAGAAACAgatttggattgtgtgaatgaaaaaAGGACAGGCCAAATAAACTACTCAAGAGCAAAATACCCAAGCAGCTGTTGGTTGTCTGAGAGAGAATTCTTCGCTTGTTTTCAGAAACTTGTTTCGAAGCTCCCATGGCTCCACATTGTATATGATAGGGCCCTGTTTCTCCCATGTCAGGAACATCTTCAGATGTTAATTCCATGCAAACTTACAGGTGGAAGGGACAAGAAGTTGTTTGCCCAGGCAGATGGTTTTCTCTCATTCAAGTTGGttgaattttttctccttctttccatcCTGGGAGTGATAGAGTACATGATGACTTACATCAGGCATAGATAGAGTTGGGGCTTGCAGGATGCACTTGGCTTTTTACTAGGACCCTAGTACCAACCAGAGTTGGGAGCAAAATGTTGGCTTGGGGCTGGGAAAGTCAATTAGTGATTGCATCCCATGAGCTGTACACTGGAGCAACCTGAACATACAAATATAAGCAAGTTATCGTAGATCAGGGACTCTGATCTACTCAGAATTGGCCAGCAGGGCTATAGGCAAACAATGAATACTTGTATTTTCCAGGTGCGGAACACCTGAGAGAAAAGTGATTTGCAGAAGGCCAGCCATGCCAGAAAAGTTTTTAAATTTGCAATTGTACTTGCTCCTATTGGGATTCCCCTGCAAAGCCCTTGGCATtcctctgcaaaactcccagggTCTACCCACTCTACATTCTGCATGCCCTTTAGGGTGTGTGCACATTGCAGTTGTGCAAAAGAAGGAAGAGGCTCATGAATAAGAGCAGCTGAATCCACTGATGAGTCATGCTGACTGCTTTGCCAAGTGTCCACCCTCATCCTGTTTGGGGTGAACAGAAATGGGCTTTCCTTAAACTGGCATGATATAAAGTGTGTTAAAATGTCTGCCTCCGTTTGTTGGAAATACCTGAACAAAGAATCAAATGAACAGTAACAACTAAAGTAAAGTGTTGGAGAGCTTTGAACTGGATGAATGAATCTTTTGTAGTTTAAATATGTATTAATTAGTTACAGTGTTGGCATGAGAGCTGAGAAATGCTGGATGCTTGACTTCAGGCTGTTTGTAAAGCTACTGTTAGATTTTATCCATTGTTGATTCTTCAGCAATAGAATAAATTGCTCCTGTCTTTAATTGCTTGGGTGGTTTTAAAGTTAGAATTAGCAAGTGTTGGTTTTCCCTTAAGCTATAGATTGGCTTCTCTGGAACCACCGTTAGAAAGGAATAGGCAGCAAGTGGTGAGAGCTACTGCacagttcataagaacataagaacagccctgctggatcgggcccaaggcccatctagtccagcatcctgtttcacacagtggcccaccagatgccactggaagttcATATTCTAGGGCCACCCAGTTTCCACTGGAGTTCCACGAGTGTTTGCTGCAGTAAACCCACAAAGCTACAGGCCATGCATGTTCCCTACATCCTAAGGTGttgtgtccagtgttccctctaactgggattcccagatgttgttcactacaacgcCCAgactccccagccaaaggccactgcagctggggatgctgggagttgtagtgaacatctgggaatccctgttagagggaacagtgttgcgAACCTCCTCTTTATGTTCACAGAGCAGCCAATAGCTTGCTGCATTAAAGTGCAAAACTGTCCTGAGGTGGGATCTTGTATCTAGTGCTTATGTCATTctgtaaggtgtgtgtgtgtgtgtgtatacacgttTTACTGGCCCCAAATGGAACTGCATCCTTTGATGGGTTTCATGATCCTGTGCTGCAAGACTGAAGTAGCTCTTGCAGTACAGCCATAAATCTTAAACTGTGTGTTCTGTTCATTCAGAAGCAAGTCCAATAGAGTTCCGTGGTGCTTAATCCCAGATGAGAGTGAATAGGGACGTGGGCTTAGTTTTGTGCACTGTAGCTTCATAGGTGTGACTTAAGCAACTAGCACACATTTCTTAAGAAGTAGTAAAGTAAACATGTTTTAGAACAGAAAGGTCTGGAAGTCTGAAAATGGGGCAGCAAGTGAAAGACTCAGTGATCATCTTAACAATTCTTAATGTTCAGCCTGTTATCCAAGGGCCAGttgtcttgtttgtttatttgtttatttattcaatttctataccgcccttccaaatatggctcagggcggtttacacagagaaataatacataaataagatggattgtTTGCCTCTAATGTTTTAACCAGACTTTTTAATGTGgcaagagagagatttttttaaaaaaaatgttgttaAACTCTCTTGCGAGTGTGCACTTTTGAAAATTGCTGTTTGCTGCCTCCCTCCTTTGTCCTCAAGAAGTGGAGCTCTCCTCCTGGGGCTGAGCGTTCTCCCACATTGGGAGCTGGTAGACAGAGCAATTTAGAGAGTATTCAAATATGAACTTGGGAAATGTGGGTTGATATTTAATTATTTGTTGTTCAATTCAtatgccgcctttcataaaacctatcccaaggcggtttacaaaagttaatacaacaaaattccataaaatcacctTAAAATATCAAAATATGAGGTGTGGGATGGATTTGAATTTCCTGTTATAAAAGTGAGCTGAGAGTTGGCCTCCTGGATGATTGTcttgtctgtgtgttttccaCAGATTCTGAATCATGGACTGTCTTGCTGCAGCAAACACTGCCTTTGCCTTCAACCTTTACAAGGCACTGAGTAAAGAAAATAATACAGATAACTTGTTTTTTAGTCCTTTGAGTATTTCTTCTGCTTTGGCAATGGTCTCGATGGGAGCAAAAGGTAACACTGCAGCCCAGATGTCAAAGGTACAGTATACCAGACAAATGctaaatactaataataataagaaaaaaaaTAGTTCTTGGCTCTGAACAGGAAAAGGAGATTCCATTTCAAGACCTTCTCTTTCCAAGAACAGACCATGCTGTCAATTTAGGAATTAACACACATTTAAGCCTAAAAACCTTGGCACACTACTTAAGCAATGAATTTAGAGTAAACAAATTTTAGGATGAGGGATTTTGAAACCAGGCAAGATCTGGGGCAGCAAGTGgaatatactagggatgtgcaaaacgtttcgggtacagaatgatctttACCCAAAACTGCCCGTTTCAGGTGATTCGTtgccgaaacaaatcacccttttgccctcccaaaatgttttggagctgaGATGAATCACTCCCATTTCGGCTCCAAATTATTTGGAGTTTCAGCCCTCCGttttgtggccgataaagtgcttcttcttcctcctccattttgagttctgatgtctatttgaatttcctgcctttttgcctcccattgacttcaatgcaaaaaggtctgatctgatgtctactcgaatttcgggtcccagggccaaaagagtggggtggggtggtagtgcctaataggtggaggctaccacccaaattgcagagggattgggcaaagggctgatttttggtgaattaaaAAATTGGCAAGCAGCTGGAAAAAGTGGCTGGCTAGTCGGACAGCCAGaggaaaaaaaaaacattggaggggggaagagggaagaggaggggtgggtgggttaagaacaaggggctgagaacgagggagaactagaggcgcaggtgCTCTGCGCTTGGGCTAGCtaggtttgtttatttttgttttgtttgtttaaatctttaaaaacaaacagatggacTAATCTCTTTGAACATCCACCCATTTAATGCTACCATCATAGAAGTACACAGTGTGAAATCTCAGGGCTTTCTGTACAGCTATTCAGGAGGCATTAATATTTtgtagtttcccattgatccctgtGGGGAAACTATCCAATGCAGCCTGTGTTCAGTTCTTGCATACAGGCCCCTTCAGACCTTGTTATGCCATTGGATAAATGTCTgtattcaaacttgaatcaatgCTGTTAATAACTTATTCTGTTAAATATATACTATTTTATAGGTACTGGTTATGACTGGAGATGAAAAAATGCACTCAGAAAGTGCAAAAGTCATTTCTGAAATCAATAAACCAGGCACCAAGTACTTGCTTAGCCTAGCCAACAGGCTGTTTGGAGAATCATCATATGACTTTCTTGCAGTAAGTTTTACTGTATGTGTTTGGagaactgtttggaaatattctCTACTCTAATGAAGAGCTAGTTGGGTTGTGTTCTTTCATCCTTAAACAGGGTTATAGCTCAGTATCACCTGCCCCTTTTGAactctctagagcaggcctgctcaacttcggccctcgtgcagatgttggcctacaactcccataatcgctggctattggccactgtggctgggaattatgggagttgtagtccaaaaacagctggggggcctaagttgagcaggcctgctctagggtaACATAGCAGGAAATTTAATGGAGCATATTTATCCTGCCCATTGACTAATGACTGGACTTCAGAATCTTCTTAAAACTAACACTGACTTCACTTTCTCTGAGAGTTTGAAGGTGAGGAAAGAGAACTGGCAGGAATCCAGGAGGCTGTCTGAGGAAAAGTAGACATTACAAATAGCTCCTCAGATTCTTGATCAGCAATGGCCAGTGCATCTGGCTGCAAAAAGTCTTGTCTCTCAGTCTTCTTGGAGGTtggattttctctcccccccagtcATGACATTGTTCACGATAGATTGATCTGTCACCTTATTTTATAATAATCTCTCAATAGTCGACTTCTTGGACTGGTTGTAGTTATAAGTTCTTCATTAGAATTAGAGTAATAAATTAAGCACCACAGaaccagtgccagatttaggtacaagctaagtaagctacagcttagggcctcacgtTATGAGGGGACTCTGAATATTGAAACATAACTGAATTTCACATTTGATATtgattgaaaaataaaggagaaggggggaaacCAGTAAAGCAGACATTATTGTTCTGATAAGACAATAATTATAAATTATATCAAAATGTTTTTAGACCAGGGCCTGGTTTAGACCAACACCTGATATCATGGTTACAGGCAGTGTTCACTTCAGATGAATGTTGCTATAACCATGAATGGGAAAGGGAGTAATGCACCAAAGTGAGACTTCCAGccagttttgtattgtattgtcatGGAGCCTTCTAAACTTCACAGAGCTGAGTGCCTCAGAATGTCACATGTGGCCCTTTTCAGAACTTTTCTGTAATTTGAATAATGGAATAAAATGCTATGGGTGACATCTTTACGAACAACACACTCTCACAAAACCCAAAGTTGTGCTTGCCCAGGAAGGTTGTGCAGCTATGCAAAGTTGTGGTGCTCTATGATGTTGCACAACCACTAGCGGAAGGTCTCTGGTATGTATACAgggttgagctggtcttgtggtagcaagcatggcttgtcctcctagctaagcaggttgcatttgaattggaaatcacatatgagcactgtaagatattcccttcgggatggagccgcttctccaagatagggctgagagagattcctgtctgcaaccttggagaagccactgccagtctgtgaagacaatactgagctagatagaccaatggtctgacccagtatatggcagcttcctatgttcctatgatgcataACAGTCTTGAGCAATTAGTGTTATGCAACTTTCAGCATTTTTCACTAGTGTACGGACGAATCTCAAACAGAAGTTTCTCTTTGTGCACCATCCTTAAGCTAACATAACAGCATTATGCTAGTGTAACACTAGACTGGAATGCAAGCTCACAATGCAGCAGAACCTGCCCGTGCAATGTTATTCCATAAGTGCACcatttagtgaggatgtcagtcTGTTTTTCTTTGGGCCAAATCTGGAATGAAATATTAACTTTAATAGATGATCTACAACTTTGTATAACTTCTAGTACTGAAATATCATTCTTTGTTAAAGCCATTTACAGACTCCTGTCAGAAATTCTACCATGCAGATCTAGAGAAACTTAATTTTGTTACAAAAGCAGAAGATTCTAGAAAACACATAAATGGTTGGGTAGAAGAAAAGACAGCAGGTGAGGAATTTTTGAGCTTCCATGTTGTCTCTATTTCCCTCTAAGAAAGGAAAACTTGCAAGTGGGGTTATATGAATGTTCTTTAGTTAGGATACAAGATTTATTGTGTATATTAAATAAAAGAAAGGTACATCTTTATTCAGATGGTTGTGTCTAATCTCTCTTAAAGGTAAAATCCAAAACCTGCTTGCCCCAGGAATAGTTAACGGTCTTACAAAGCTGGTTCTGGTGAATGCCATCTACTTCAAGGGAGACTGGGCAAATCAGTTCCTCAAAGATCGGACCATGGAGAAGCCATTCAGAATTAATAAGGTAATGATCAGTAGTTCTCTTAGCAAAGTATATCCTATCCCTACAATTTGTGCATAAATTTGTTACATATTGGTCTCTTTTTGTCTTTCATGGAATGCCGCATTTCATGGTAATTTAGAACCATATAAATGATTGTCACTTTTATTATTCTTGCCATGTCGATGTGGCACATTCTACAGTAACTTTTTATTTTAAGCTACTTTTATGGTCCACTTTTTAAAGTAGTAAAAATGGAAAGGAAGAACCTGAAGGTACTCTATAGCATATTGCCAAACACACACTGGGCAGATTTAGATACTGTACAAAACCACGGGTAAATGTCAGTACTGCACGATGTCTCCTAGCCACTCtctcttctgcatgcatgcatctcAGAAGAATTCTGCTTCCTCCTGTGATTAGAAACAAAACAAGATTGGTCATGACATACAAACTGACTGGTTTATTCTAACAAAAGGGCTCAAAATAAACAGATCTGAAATGACAATGTGGAGTTGCAATTTAATCTTGGTTCCTCGTGACATCCGATTGAACCAAGATTAATGAGGAACCAAGATTACTCTTTAATTCCTTTAATCTTGGTTCCTCATGCGACTcactgcctttaacagcagctcaATTTGCAGATGTTTAGCAAATGATAATGTTGATGTCCGTGC contains:
- the LOC128323278 gene encoding serpin B6-like isoform X2, with translation MDCLAAANTAFAFNLYKALSKENNTDNLFFSPLSISSALAMVSMGAKGNTAAQMSKVLVMTGDEKMHSESAKVISEINKPGTKYLLSLANRLFGESSYDFLAPFTDSCQKFYHADLEKLNFVTKAEDSRKHINGWVEEKTAGKIQNLLAPGIVNGLTKLVLVNAIYFKGDWANQFLKDRTMEKPFRINKLEREITYEKLMDWIKPEMMDLTEVELSLPKFKLEETYDLKPVLRSMGMTEAFDQGKADFSGMSSNNDLVLSEVVHKSFVEVNEEGTEAAAATAVIMMMRCAMIVPRFTADHPFLFFIWHNKTRSILFYGRFCSP